GTTGTTTTGTCCAAAGAACCTTCACCAAATTATGGTGGTCTGAATCCCAGTAACACTTTTGCTGggaacaaaaaagaaaagcaaaatatGATGTCAAAATAGATCTAATCTAAACAAGAGGTAGTTAAGGGAAACAACCAATATGAATCTTACCACAAAATCAGACCACCACTTGTCTTGCTGCTCTGGAGGAACCAGACTGAGATTCAACCAAGGTCCTTCAAAATCGTTGGAAAAAGCCCTCTTTATATCATACTTGACCTCATTGTCAATTGATATCCTATCACAAAGAAACAGAACAATTAGtaaatgaaactattattacaaatttataaattgcTGTCAGAAGTATATCTTACCAAAGAGCACCATCTTTCTTCTCAGGGTGGAGAGTTGGCTGGTTTCTTCGTGCAGGTGCTTGTAGTAGTTCCTCAATGCTTCGCAGTGGAAACCCCGGTGGAGCACAAGGGTTTGTGTTCTTCACGAAACTGGGTCCACCTCGTCCGGCGGTAGCTCTTGGGGGGAAACCTCCTCTTCTTGGTGGTTGCATACTACAAGGATTTCAAAGACATTAGTACAGTGTCTGAGATAAAACTATCACATCGATTTcgaaatataaaccctaaatagaCTGGTATAAGCAATTAACTCCAAAtctattagaaaatataaacctAAAGTGTAAGATTTTGGAAGAAGAAccttgatatattgagagaggctCTGTTATTTTTCGTAAAGGAGAAGTGGAATTAGGTGGGTATTTAtcggagaagaagagagttttGGCGGAGAAGAAGAGACTTTAGAAAGAAAATATCTTGTCCGAGATTTGGGAAAGATTTATGGCGGAGACTAAAAATTTTGGTGAATAATTGGGCGGCTTCACAATTTTGGGGTTAAAAAAGATTTCTCAAGCGGCAAATCCCTCGTTATATGGAGCAGTTGATGATTTATTCCTCGCATTTCTTTATTTGATTACATTAAGTAATCAATAAGGCAATAAGACCCGAGTATGCCTTATAATTTGTTagattctatatatattttaattgtaatcaattctaaaattaaaacttcTTTATGATAAATTCTAAAACTTCactatatcaatatatatatataaaagtttgtgTACCTGAAATTATTCGGATCCGTAAGAACCATCATTTGGACTTTCATAGTGATCTTCTAGTGTAGGCTCCTCATCTATTGTTGGATCATCTAATTCCATTTCATCATCGGTTTCAGCATCAACAGCATGTTCCGCTACATCTAATAGATCAACAGGTGCAACAATCTGGTTGTAGTTGTCATCTTGTAGAGCTAAATCAATCATTTGCAGGGATGATCGAGCACCACGTGGAATGACCTTTGAACATACCCACCATTCTTCGTTGCGTTGTCTAATACGAGGATAAGGAATATAACATACTTGATCAGCTTGATTAGTTATAATGAAAGGATCATACTTATGATAGTGTTTCTTTGGACATATATCAACAATGCCAGAAGGGTGTCTCCGCATTCCTTGTCCAATTGTTTGGTCAAACCACTTACACCGAAAAACCATTGTCTTAAGACCGACAGCGCCATGATACTCGATCATAAATATCTCGTTTATAATACCGTAGAACTCCGAGTCTGGTGATCCTCGAACACAAACTCCATAGTTCATCGTTTTCTTGTGTTGTCCATGATCATATGTGTGAAATTTGTATCCCCTTGAGATAAACATTGGCCATGTTTTATAATGTCGCTTTGGCCCTTGGACAAACTCAAGCAACCAAAAAGAAACAGAGTTTCCTGGATCCTTATGTTCGACATCATTGATCTGTAATAGATtcaaattgattaaatatcaaTGCCTAATATATAGCTAGCTTATTCTACttaagaaaatatgatttaaaacttacatAATCTCTACACCAATATGCAAAATCGTTTTCTTTTGCAAATGTCAACTCTTTTTCTGTAATGCCTGGTTGGTGTATATGCATATAATCCTCATACAACCTacatttatgataaaaaaaattaatattatttcttgtattagataataattattattatgttatatGATTTTTGTATATACCTCTCATAAGGTTCGATTTCTTCGCAATTGAGCAGAAGAAATGTATGTAAGATGTGAGCGTCTTCTTCGGTTAACCATGCTTCTTTAGATTTACCACTTACCCTTCCAATAGGCTGAAACATGCTAGGAACATCTGGGTAATCGTATGTGAACTGAATTTCACCTTGAGTCGTCTGATGATGATGTGTACCTCGACCATCTGCTGCGAAATAGTAAGAAGAAAATTGGGAGATTTCTTCTGTGATATAATGAGCAACTATTGACCCAGCATATTTTGCCTTGTTTTTTGCTTTCTGTTTCAGATGATTCATTTGTCGT
The window above is part of the Brassica napus cultivar Da-Ae chromosome C3, Da-Ae, whole genome shotgun sequence genome. Proteins encoded here:
- the LOC125583159 gene encoding uncharacterized protein LOC125583159; this translates as MQPPRRGGFPPRATAGRGGPSFVKNTNPCAPPGFPLRSIEELLQAPARRNQPTLHPEKKDGALWISIDNEVKYDIKRAFSNDFEGPWLNLSLVPPEQQDKWWSDFVQKCYWDSDHHNLVKVLWTKQLRRMISNNISKGKTNNKKPNFVSDNNWKLMWRHWNTPQALHVSTTNSKNRKSERDGDGIHQHISGSKSYAKIKYEMMMELGEEPAITDLNTPALMRLIAKAPTQKHQSHQL